The Alosa sapidissima isolate fAloSap1 chromosome 17, fAloSap1.pri, whole genome shotgun sequence DNA segment CCAAAGAAGTGTCAAcacgagtgaagctggccaagccCATGCTGAAAAATGAGCTGAAATCAATTCCAGACATCGCCACTAGCATTAGGCTGCCCAAAATGTACTGTTCAGGGCACTGGCGCACAGtggacacaaggacacacatacCAGCCAGCTCAGCAATGCAAAGCAGTTTAGTAGAACAAGCAAGATGCAGTGAGAGAACGATGTTTCAGAATTTCCAAAGATGTATGTAACATTGTCCGTACAATCACATCATGCACAAACACTCAACTGTTAACTACTGAGTTACTTTTATATCATGAGAGGCATTTCACTATGTGTTCTCTGGAATGGGGTCTACAGGAAAGTGCGAGCTTCTCATACGACTTGCCCAAGTCAGCTGGGTCCTCAGAATGACCCAGAAGCTGTTCCAGAACTGATAGGGGGAGGATACCCCAAATACTGTAAAAAGACATGATTTCTCAAAACATAATGACTTACTGTGAGCCTTGGCCTGCTGCTATGGCAACAAAACAGCTTCTCTTGGGCAAGTGCTTGAAATTATGGACCTTCGATCAATGATATTGACAGACTAAAGGCTCTAGCCAGAAGACTGAAGGAAAGGGGCTGTAACGTtaccacacaaacatgcaaaaatAAAGATGATGGCACATATCTATTCTGTGACCCGCCACATGCCCAATAATCCAGCAGCGTCCACTTTGACAATATCATGATGcacagtgtgcttgtgtgactgtGCTCAGGTACAGTGGAACACCGCTTGACCGCTGACATTTAAAGCTTGTCTGTTTCCCTTCaggctgaggaggaggatgccAGCATGGAGTAGCACACTTGTCTGCTACAATGGCCTATACCATGTACATTAAAACATAAGATGTTAATAACCTTGGTAagctttttgtttgtgtgtgtgtgtgtgtgtgtgttagctggaTGCTCATGTTAggattaaacaccacttttatTAGTTCATTTGGTTGAAGTGTATCATTTTGTACTTAGTGCAGTATGCAAATTGGCACACTGCCCATAAATGGTATGGAAAGTAAGTGGCCTATAGTGTGGAGATATTTGTTGAAATAAATATCAAGTGTAGGAATAAAACATTGCAGGGAAATACATTCTGATATAAACAGTAGtctgatttaatgttttttgcTCAACTAACTTTATTTTGTGTCTTAGTGAGAACATTTGTTGTTCTTTATATTCGATTTATTGATTCATAATAAAAATCTACAAAACACAGTGAAGAGATTCTGtaaaatgttaaaataattCTTGTTACAAGATATATTCATATTGTCACAGCTGAAAACTAAGACATTCAAAAAACATTGTAAAATCATCTGCCATAATCAGATGGAGGGATCTTGTTGTGTGTCTAAGGCAACTTTAGTTGAATGATAGCTAAATGTGTATTGTTGTAATGTTATACTTCATTCATGTTCTATGAGGAGTTAATACATGGCTTGGCTAATATTCCTTGTATGTAATCAGTAGTATCACTTTATTCATAAAAAATAGTATTTCTGCTTCCTCCATGACTAAGTGTCTACACTAACAAGATGTACAGCAGTGGATATAGTAGTAATATTCTGCCATTAAATGTCTCACAATGTCAATGGGATTTATCTCCAACTTCTGTCCTGAAGGAAGGGAAAGCACCTTCCCATGCATTCAATATGAGTCACTTTAATTAATAAAAACCTTGAAAGAATTAAAAgttataaaagaaagaaagaaatcaaGATCAAAATGGCAGAAATCAAGATCAAAAtggcaaaaacaaacaatcaaaaaaTGATAATCCCTGCTTTTGTTCTACTTTCTCAGCATATTTAGGTTTGATACAATCATCTGGCCCCGAGGCAGGTCACTTGACCTTTTGCTTTGTCGTGGTCCCATTGACGTAGGCAAAATGGCCATTTAGATGAGAGCTGACGTCAGCATCAGTCCGATTTCCCGCATCCCTGGGTGTCCTTTTCCTGTATGTCTGGAATAAAACAGCTCATTTGAAAATGAACCCCACGGGACTGCTGAATAAGGGACAGAgcactctcctcttccccctgaCCAATGTGGCTAAGTGAGtaagtggcctactggttacaaGACTACATGGCACTACATTCTGACTCAGGACATGAACCACTAAGTCACCCTTGTAGCTTATGTCTTTTTAACAACCAACCATAGTGCTGGGATGGTTCTCTTTTGTAATATGTCATCGTACCACTTGTGGCCATTGTATTATGCAATGCAAGTGAAAGGAGTGTCGTGTGGCTGTGGTCAAGGCAACTGGAATCCTCACAGCTCCTCAGAGCCATGACAAATGCCTTCAGCTTATTTCATCATGTTCTATTGCAATGTTCTTTTGACATTATAATGACATTAGCAAGGTACTGCACATCATATTGAAGAAACCTGTGTAGCATGTTGTATTTTGTACATATTAAAATTTAATACTTCAGGATTATATTTACAATGTAAGAATTTACAGAATGTCATATGTTACACTCTTATGGCATAATTGCAATGTGATATATTCTAtaatatgaatattttttttagcCTAATGGTTGAAATGATCCTTTACCTGGATGTAGAAGTTGATGAAGAGAATAACAAGAGTGAACATGTAGCTCGTCTGGAAGAGTAAGCAGCCAATGGGGAAGCCACATGGCACGATGACCGCACTCAGTGTGTGACTGATGGTCAGGAAGAACTGAATCTGAAATGGGAATCAGACAGACACATGCTTACTCAGTGACATTAGAATATAAATGGGCAAGATTACTAAACACAAGctacacaacaaaacacaaaccGCACGTTCAGTGTGGCCTTAGAAGTGTGATCAAAAGAAAACAACTGCATTAGCAATGTGTTCAATGAAACAATCAtacaatgaataaatgaaacaacaTATAAAAGAACAGTGGTGAACATAACCTActggtataagtatatatacttttttgatcccgtgagggaaatttggtctctgcatttaacccaatcggtgaattagtgaaacacaaatggcacacagtgaggtgaagcacacactaatcccggcgcagtgagctgcctgcttcaacggcggcgctcggggagcagtgaggggttaggtgccttgctcaagggcacttcagccgcggcccactggtcggggctcgaaccggcaaccctccggttacaagtcctgagtgctaaccagtgggccacggctgccccaacaaaCAATGGTGGGACAAACGATGGAAATAAAAGATTACAACATCTCACAACACAAAGCCAGAGCAACTGTAAAGACTGAGACCAAATGGCGTACTGACCAGCTGGGCCTGCGTCAGGTAGCGTTTCCACCACAGGTATTTGTGCATGGAGGGGAAAGTGGACAGGCCGTAGTACGAGTACATCATCACGTGGATGAAACTGTTCAAGGTTGGCCCAAAGAAACCTTCAGACAGATTAGACACAGTAAGTGTTGATACTGTTCATGTGGAAGCATTATAGTTTTGGTTTAACTTATTCATGGGTGTTTGTTGACATTCGCATTGTGCAGTGCAAAACATGAATGTTTAAATCCCGTTTGATATGAACATTGAAATTGAAAGTATCTTAAAGTGAGAATGTTAAAGATGTTTGTCACATACAAACTGTGAATGTCATACAACCACAAAATATGTGGAGCATCTAATCGACAACAGCCGTTTGCTTTTACAGTAAAATGCTTGCTTACTCTGCCCACAGGGGATCCAGTTGAGTACACACCACCAGATGTTGAACATGGAGGCATGGTGGTACACATGCAGGAAGGTGATCTGACTGTTCTTCTTCCTCAGCACGAAAAAGATGGTGTCCATAAACTCGATGAGCTTCGAGAAGTAGTACCACCAAAGCACTCTGGCCACCTGTTAGAGACGAGGCACGGTCAATGGACTTTAGTTGTCAAGCAGTTTTCAACCGTTTACAATATCATGATGTGTCTGAAACTAGTTCAACAACGGAGCAAAGAAAGCCAGTCAGCTTCCCTCTGCTACACTGATTTCAGGTTGAAGATCACATGAAAACTGACCAATGAAACTAGAAGCACAACATTGTCTACTCCACTCCTACATTTCGAAGGGTTAAAAACATGAATATTGAAATGCACATGACATAGAATTTCAAAGGAAACTAAGAAATACCGGTAATCGGTCAGTGTACTCAGTCAACATGTTGGTCAGTGTGTGAAGACATGTGTAAAGCTGGTGATGAAAGACGAAGGGTGTGTTGCCCTGGAGCTCACCCTGACGTCTGCATCTCCTACTTCGCTCAGACCCTGGCACTGGAGTCGATAGCCAGCCGCCCAGGTCGCTGAGATGAGCTGAGGACCAGGAGACAGGTCAATCGATGGGCTTCCCTGATCCCCTGCCGCTAATGAAGGTGTCCTTCTCACTTACGCACAGTCTTTCTCAGTGttgctgactcacacacacttgtacacacaggCCACAGGCAGACTCTTACACATTATTCAttctctttttgttttctttaattCAAAGACAACTGGCATGACAGAAAAAACTCAAATTTGTATTGAAACATTACTACATTCATacaaatatatatgtgtgtatgtatatatacatggATGGACAGTATTTATAATacatgtatttgaaatatgtatttcaaatgcaaaatagtattttgtcatttgcatTGTATTGGGttgggttgaagaaaatggctttgTATTTTGTGTCATGATATTttaggtgtgtatttttgttgtttaaaaATAATGGCAAATAtgtttggtaaaaccaatacttttggtgatgtgatgacatcataaaaatgcaaaacaatgaatgtagcctctgactggtgctgactgTCATTTTCCCAGAGTTGTGGTGATCAAAAAAATGAGATTTAGAAAGATGATCCAGTGGCAGATGAGTtggtttctcacacacacaatacactaccTCTCACACCATCTTGagagtttcttgagaactttaatcattcaatcagaacacatggaactggttatgtggttgccctgcagcaTAGCTCACTCTTCAATCAATAACACCATTTAGTGCATACACGGTACCCAGTTAAAAAACAACTAAAAGGGTCATCCTTCCTGATCAAAAGCGACACAGTGTaatatcattacattacattttggcagacgcatttttagccaaagtgtgtgtgtgcatgattgtgtgtgtgtgtgtgtgtgtgtgtctgtgtgtctgtgtgtatgggtgtacaAGTGTTTTACTGATGGATTGACTCTCCTCTATGGCAGGCATCTACATATCTATCTACGACTCTGCAAATATCCTGTTCCTCATCTCATCTtgtttcatctctctatctctcttcctcacacacacacacacacacacacacacatttctctctgtctgtctaccacacacagatacacccaCTGTGTGTTTGACTCTTAACTCTcccatactcactctctctctctctctgaagcacacacacacacacacacagagagagagagagagagaaagagagcgagagagaaatgcGCAGCAATCATCATCAGATCAGGTGGGTCTAATTGGATTGAGTGCTGAGTGGGGTGAGGGTTGAATGACATAATCTCTCATGAAGAGGGACTGAACCTACGTGACTGTCCCCTTTTTCCACCTAGTGGAACACCCAAGACCCTCGCGACATGTCTGCCCAACTAACACTCCATGCTCCTGCATGTCTGGCCGACCCTGTGTAATATGGAAAAGACATGGGCCATTGCCATTAGGATCTCTCCTTGGCAGTGCCGAATCCCTACGATTGAATTACATCCTTTATAGTTGTGTGAGGGTTTAACACAATCTCCATTACATAACAGTAATACTTCACTGCTGATGATGGGGTATAATTTACTTAATGCTAGACTGGATGGTGGTAGAGTGAATTACACAAGCAGTCTAGCACAGGGGAGATGCAGCTAACTAACTCAATCATGCAAAAACATTAAAGGAAAGGAAAGATGACCGATTTTAGTCTTTTGGCTATTCTATGCTATAACTCACTACGATGCACTATATATACCTATATCAGTGAAGCAAGGCCATGCAAACGTACATCTGTGACATGCAGGGAAGCGCTCATGTAGTTCAACTCATGATTGTTCCAGGATGTCCAAGTCAAAATTGGCTTATCAATTGGGGGCCACTTGACAGGAATGTCCCAGGCCGGGCTGCTTTATGCGGCCAGTTCGCTCCTGACAAAAAGTGTaacaggaaaggaggagagagggtaaGTGAGAGTTGCCGAGGGAACCGACGGAGTGACACACgggggagtgagaaagagggagagaagaagataAGATGGAGTGATatggacagatggacagagagagatgaacactgACAGACACCCAGAGAGAAGCAGATGGGGAATAAAGAGGGAATAGTATGAGGGTTAGGGAGTGGAAGCTCATAGTGACTCTCTACCACTCTCTACAagtctctttctccatctagcgtgagacagagagagttctATCTGACTGTCACGCTTCAacttctctatctttctctctgtggtaGACTGCAGtgtccaagcacacacacacacacacacacacacacacacatatcactaCTAAGCTCTAGTACTCCTTCATTCAACCCGCAAGAACTCTgaaaagttaataaaatattaaacaCGCTTTAACAGCCCTCTAGAGCGCCTGTGTTTTGTTCCGAGATATTTTATTCaggtgtgttttttctttttacttctTTTGCTGACGTGCCTCTACTTATGGCAGTTTGGCCAGGTGCAGTGGCAATGGTGTCATAATAAAGACACAATAGGTACAAGCAGTGTTCTCTTTCCTACACCTTTTACACTGCTGGGGATGACCCGCAAATGAACTAGTCTCAAACACACAAGCCTATTACTCAGAGaagagattacacacacacacacacacatgcacacgcatacataaCACAAACATTCTTTCAAGGTAAGTAACCTGGTCAGTGGTTACATTGTCTTGACCCTACCATAACATTCAGTTCTGTTTTTATGGCATGGCAGTCTATGAAGCAATCTACAGTATCTCTTGTGTTTTGGTTTTACAGTCCATGCAGCCTACTGTACATACTAGCCAATACTTTGCCAGGTGCAGTGGCAATGGTGTCATGATAAAGACAAGAAGATACAGTAGGCACATGCAGTGTTCACTAACACTCCAATGAACTAGTCTCAAtacaaacaggcaaacacacaagccttCCCTACAGTGTGAAATTGCATGGagaagagatacacacacacacacacacacacacaaggcacaaGGCAAATAGCCTCATCAGATTGTCCTTGACCCCACCATCACATTCAGTTCTGTTTTTATGGCATGACAATTGTATGAAGCAATCTCttgctttttttatttcacagtccacgtagcctatatattatccaatgcacacacacacacacacacacacacacacacacacacacacacgtacacacacatacacatacacatacacatacacatagagagacacatacacagagcacaAAGCTTCAACAGGCTTACCTCAACTAACATGTAGAAGGACAACATTGTGACTAAGAAGTTGTAGGCCACTAAGACCCTTTTGAGGGAGTAGGCTGGTCTGTGCCTCATGTAGAGGGGGCCTAGCAGCACTATGAGCAGATAGAGGAGCGTGAACAGGACTGTGGGCAGATAGGAGTCCAGTAGGAGCCATCCTCGCACTCTGGGATCTGAAACAAAAGTGTTTGGTACTTACAGACACATAGTAATGGTCAGGTGTCAGCGTTATACTTCTGTGTGCACGATTACGCAAAAAGGAAGTGTTGACCAGAAGCCTAGCCAGTTTCAAGAAAAGTAGACAATGTGACTCATCCTTCCTTCATTCAATAATGAGGCAACAACCTCTCTTTTGagcaagaaaaataaataaataaataaataaagtgccATTACCACCAAACATGTAAAtgatacaacacaactacctctattttttttatatatgttctatatttctatattttgatatatgttctatatttcagtctcacactttaaaggagaattccggtgtgatattgacctaaagtgtattgaaacatgataccgagtgtgaacgtatgtctcatagcccatctcgacttgtcccctgcactccaaaatctggcgctagttagccgatgctaccaacaactttttcagtagtggtgcttcggcatcgggctagccatgcaaataaatcactgttttacacccatttacgagg contains these protein-coding regions:
- the elovl2 gene encoding elongation of very long chain fatty acids protein 2 — its product is MSYFSTLDRQLNSAVDSLFGERDPRVRGWLLLDSYLPTVLFTLLYLLIVLLGPLYMRHRPAYSLKRVLVAYNFLVTMLSFYMLVELISATWAAGYRLQCQGLSEVGDADVRVARVLWWYYFSKLIEFMDTIFFVLRKKNSQITFLHVYHHASMFNIWWCVLNWIPCGQSFFGPTLNSFIHVMMYSYYGLSTFPSMHKYLWWKRYLTQAQLIQFFLTISHTLSAVIVPCGFPIGCLLFQTSYMFTLVILFINFYIQTYRKRTPRDAGNRTDADVSSHLNGHFAYVNGTTTKQKVK